In Monodelphis domestica isolate mMonDom1 chromosome 4, mMonDom1.pri, whole genome shotgun sequence, one DNA window encodes the following:
- the LOC103099570 gene encoding platelet-activating factor receptor-like gives MNNTESGAGLGRCGPWDDPARFIVVPAAYAVALSLGLPANLAALAVFGSGGGRLGQALRLYLLNLAVADILFTLTLPFWLTYYLGHAHWPFPASVCHVTGATYYAATYAAISFMVLISVSRYCTVQGPKPGFGARLPLNQLRVAQAACTATWMLCLACAAPSLVSARALRPGPGGTTRCFEHGWAWQDMAYITVGFFVVAFLLVLGAYISLARVLVVPPAPRGASLGPLASGSHRRMARTMVLGLLLVFAVCLAPYHLILAPWVAGQEGNDGDNGDSECRVPSTLDVLHTLSLALLSLNSCLDPLVYCFSLRRFRQDCRGLSCCPGSRGTRTPAASCSSS, from the coding sequence ATGAACAACACAGAATCAGGTGCAGGTCTTGGACGATGTGGGCCTTGGGATGATCCTGCCCGCTTCATTGTGGTGCCAGCAGCCTATGCGGTGGCCCTGAGTCTGGGTCTGCCTGCCAACCTGGCTGCCTTGGCCGTCTTTGGGAGTGGCGGGGGGAGGCTAGGCCAGGCCTTGCGCCTCTATCTGCTCAACCTGGCTGTGGCCGATATCCTCTTCACCCTCACGCTGCCCTTCTGGCTCACCTACTACTTGGGCCATGCCCACTGGCCCTTCCCTGCCTCCGTCTGCCACGTCACCGGAGCCACGTACTATGCTGCCACTTATGCTGCCATCTCCTTCATGGTTCTTATCAGCGTCAGCCGGTATTGCACCGTGCAGGGGCCCAAGCCTGGGTTCGGTGCCCGCCTGCCCCTCAACCAGCTTCGAGTGGCCCAGGCTGCCTGTACTGCTACATGGATGCTCTGCTTGGCCTGCGCCGCTCCATCCCTGGTCTCTGCCCGGGCTCTGCGCCCTGGCCCGGGGGGCACTACCCGCTGCTTCGAGCATGGCTGGGCCTGGCAAGACATGGCCTACATCACGGTGGGCTTCTTCGTCGTCGCCTTCCTGTTGGTCCTCGGGGCCTACATATCACTGGCTCGGGTGCTGGTGGTGCCTCCTGCACCGAGAGGGGCCTCTCTGGGCCCTTTAGCCAGCGGCTCCCACCGACGAATGGCACGGACGATGGTGCTGGGGCTGCTGCTGGTGTTTGCTGTCTGCCTGGCGCCCTACCACCTCATCCTGGCACCCTGGGTAGCGGGGCAGGAGGGGAACGATGGTGACAATGGAGATAGTGAGTGTCGGGTGCCTTCCACGCTGGATGTCCTCCATACCCTCAGTCTGGCCCTTCTCAGTCTCAACAGTTGCCTCGACCCCCTCGTCTACTGCTTTTCTTTACGCCGGTTCCGCCAGGACTGCCGGGGGCTCAGCTGCTGCCCCGGGTCCAGAGGGACCAGGACCCCAGCCGCTTCTTGTTCTTCCTCGTAG
- the TMEM35B gene encoding transmembrane protein 35B isoform X3 encodes MRNEFSMSLEPLGICRSHSSSRASWLLPPLSLLGTARQQFGSWSLKKVQHEHLTSLFPEHFLGYKLSPANLLILVGWMELTGGFLLALGNPLLQGLSNIVLIFLMMGIFYSLLISKESLIAYAPVTLCLGLLLLLNTRFCYR; translated from the exons AATTCTCGATGTCTCTAGAACCTTTGGGAATCTGTCGGAGCCACAGCAGTAGCCGGGCCAGCtggcttcttcctcctctctccctgttAGGCACTGCTAGGCAGCAGTTTGGAAGCTGGTCTTTGAAG AAGGTCCAGCATGAGCACttaacctcattgtttccagagcATTTCTTGGGCTACAAACTAAGTCCTGCAAACCTTCTGATTTTAGTGGGCTGGATGGAACTTACGGGTGGTTTCCTATTGGCCCTGGGCAACCCCTTGCTACAGGGACTCAGCAACATTGTGCTCATCTTCCTTATGATGG GTATATTCTACTCTTTGCTGATATCAAAGGAGTCTCTGATTGCATATGCACCTGTAACTCTTTGCTTGGGACTGCTGCTTCTGCTCAATACTCGTTTCTGTTATCGTTAA
- the TMEM35B gene encoding transmembrane protein 35B isoform X2, which yields MIVFFALRWLLGVFFMIVGTVKLSQCSLSAEVYQQMVQHEHLTSLFPEHFLGYKLSPANLLILVGWMELTGGFLLALGNPLLQGLSNIVLIFLMMGIFYSLLISKESLIAYAPVTLCLGLLLLLNTRFCYR from the exons ATGATCGTGTTTTTTGCGCTGCGTTGGCTCTTGGGGGTCTTCTTCATGATCGTGGGGACGGTCAAGCTCTCACAGTGTAGCCTCTCGGCCGAAGTGTACCAGCAGATG GTCCAGCATGAGCACttaacctcattgtttccagagcATTTCTTGGGCTACAAACTAAGTCCTGCAAACCTTCTGATTTTAGTGGGCTGGATGGAACTTACGGGTGGTTTCCTATTGGCCCTGGGCAACCCCTTGCTACAGGGACTCAGCAACATTGTGCTCATCTTCCTTATGATGG GTATATTCTACTCTTTGCTGATATCAAAGGAGTCTCTGATTGCATATGCACCTGTAACTCTTTGCTTGGGACTGCTGCTTCTGCTCAATACTCGTTTCTGTTATCGTTAA
- the TMEM35B gene encoding transmembrane protein 35B isoform X1: MIVFFALRWLLGVFFMIVGTVKLSQCSLSAEVYQQMKVQHEHLTSLFPEHFLGYKLSPANLLILVGWMELTGGFLLALGNPLLQGLSNIVLIFLMMGIFYSLLISKESLIAYAPVTLCLGLLLLLNTRFCYR; the protein is encoded by the exons ATGATCGTGTTTTTTGCGCTGCGTTGGCTCTTGGGGGTCTTCTTCATGATCGTGGGGACGGTCAAGCTCTCACAGTGTAGCCTCTCGGCCGAAGTGTACCAGCAGATG AAGGTCCAGCATGAGCACttaacctcattgtttccagagcATTTCTTGGGCTACAAACTAAGTCCTGCAAACCTTCTGATTTTAGTGGGCTGGATGGAACTTACGGGTGGTTTCCTATTGGCCCTGGGCAACCCCTTGCTACAGGGACTCAGCAACATTGTGCTCATCTTCCTTATGATGG GTATATTCTACTCTTTGCTGATATCAAAGGAGTCTCTGATTGCATATGCACCTGTAACTCTTTGCTTGGGACTGCTGCTTCTGCTCAATACTCGTTTCTGTTATCGTTAA